Proteins encoded together in one Chitinophaga sp. LS1 window:
- a CDS encoding adenylate kinase, which translates to MVNIILFGPPGSGKGTQSANLIEKYGLIHLSTGDLLRGEIAAQTPLGMEAKRLMDQGLLVPDAVVIGMISSKLEANPEARGFIFDGFPRTTAQAEALDKLLDLKKTAISNVLSLEVHEDNLVQRLLARKRPDDNEKTIRERFVEYHNKTAPVADHYARFGKFKKVNGEGTVDEIFARLSKEIDPLVEEKV; encoded by the coding sequence ATGGTCAATATTATTCTATTTGGCCCTCCCGGTAGCGGTAAGGGTACACAAAGTGCGAACCTGATTGAAAAATACGGGCTGATTCACCTGTCTACTGGTGACCTGCTGCGTGGAGAGATTGCTGCTCAGACTCCCCTGGGCATGGAAGCAAAGCGCCTGATGGACCAGGGACTACTGGTTCCGGATGCTGTTGTGATTGGTATGATCAGTTCGAAACTCGAAGCCAATCCGGAAGCAAGAGGTTTTATTTTTGACGGCTTTCCACGTACTACTGCCCAGGCAGAAGCACTGGACAAACTGCTGGACCTGAAAAAGACCGCTATCTCCAACGTACTCTCTCTGGAGGTACATGAAGATAACCTGGTACAGCGTCTGCTGGCCAGAAAGCGTCCGGATGATAATGAAAAAACCATCCGTGAGCGTTTCGTAGAATATCACAACAAGACCGCTCCTGTAGCTGACCACTATGCCCGTTTCGGCAAGTTTAAGAAAGTGAATGGTGAAGGTACTGTTGATGAAATTTTCGCTCGCTTAAGCAAAGAAATCGACCCGCTGGTAGAAGAAAAAGTTTAA